The genomic window ttgtgGGATTTCATAATATTCATACTGTAACTAGACATTTATTTAAGGCTTTTTTTCAACGTTAATTATACCATAGTGAAGATTGTTAATAATGAATATTGGTGACGGACATGACAGCTAGAATTTGGATCGGTTCGGAATTCTAATTCTGGGCCAAGGTTATGTAGTTTATGTCTTGGCCAAGACACATTTGCACTCAGTTCCCTCTTCTAGATATTCTGAAGTATTAAATAGTGCCAAACAAACTGTTGGCCAACAGTTTCTGAAATTCCAGGGTGGGAAATATAATAGGTATTTCCTCCAGAAAGTCAGCCACATCCCTGGTGCTCTTTGTAAATCCTAAAGGTGCAGGTCAGCTTGGCTTATGAACCGTTTTATGCACTACACAAGGCAAACATTgacttcttcttctttctttccattGATGGTGGTTATAGCAATTGGCTCGAATGGATGCCTTGTTCTGCTTCATGTTGGTGGAGGAACGAGAGCGCGCAGCAGGAAATGTGACAACCCCTGTTCCACAGCATGATGGAAAGAACTGGTTCGGACCCTCATTGGAAACAGAGGCAGTGCAATAACGAAGAATGCGAGTGAGCGCGCTACAGgttcatttattttgaattttcaaggGCATTGACAAAATCAACCCCATGGAAATTGCAGTTCGAATTGAAAATTCTAGTGTTTCTAAAGCTATAATATCGAAACATTCTATACTCTCCCCGAAGGTTGAACGGTGCACGGTTCGTCAAACTATAGTGTAGGTAGGATTCTTTGTGTAAAGTGAATTTTCAATCTAGTAGCCTATGGAGGTACCATCACATTTAGTGAAACCTCCAAACTGGATCAGTTCATTGATTGATTCCGTTAGGAATCCAATCCAAGGTCAGGTTCTTACCTTTCACATCGATATCACCTGGCGTCCAGTGATACATTGTTTTTTACCCTCTGTGtaacaaaagtaaagaaatactTTCAATTGTCATGTCATGAATAAAGCAACTCATACAACCTCAATTTAATTTGTAGGGAGGTGGTACTCTGCTTTTGGGCCATATGGCAAATGCACTAAAACGTGGGTGTAGGTGGAAAGCATATCGAGAGCGAACGTGCACAAATCCACCTCCAAGTGCCAGGAAAGGATTGCTCGGGACTTGGACCGAGTAAATCAAGCAGAGAATGCAGCAATCAAAATTGCCCCAGTGAGTATATGTTTATTTAAAGACTGAAGTGTACCATACagaaagctttattttcccAGTGCacagaggaaaataaaaaaggtatcAGGTGCCAACTACAACGCTTAGGTctgaatcaaaagaaagaaagtaccATTTCGACCTGCGGAAAGAAACGCAACGGAAGATATGATCCTCGCAAGTGATCTGcattcaaggtaaaaaaaaaacctgaaaaaaaggaagccTGAAAAATTTGAGCTTTGACGGGATTCGAATTCGTTCCAACCTTATTCCATAAGTTGGACTTTTCTATCAACTGAGCAACAAAGCGCAATGTTGGGAGCGAGGCAAATTCTTCTCTAGAAGGTTTATTACTCTCTTTAAGAAAGCTGGTCACATCCAATTAAAAGTAATCTCTAAAGTTGCCAATATCGGTTCGGGATGCacaataaaaagttttttatgttttacGTGTAACTGTTTGGACGACATTAAATAACATAACAATCCCCAACTTCAACTCTAGTTCCTTAATTGTTACCTTTGCATACCGAAACGTAAAACGGTCTTTATTATGTACGAATCCATTATTGTCACGTTTACGTAGTTGACGGAGGTTACACTAACTGGAACGGGTGGAGCAAATGTTCTGTTAGCTGTGGAGGAGGAACACGCCAACGTGATCGGCAGTGCACCAATCCCAAACCGCAACATGGTGGAAAAGATTGTTCGGAACTGGGGCCCATCCGTCAGACAGAAGTTTGTAATACAGCTGGATGTCCAGGTTCACATATTCTGTGTATAAttcggatcaatgtcagtatctcaGCAACCGCGCAGCTACCCCTTACCCAGCGTACTTTCAcattaggggaggggttggtgcGCAGCTGCTCACACTGACATTGATCAGATCATTTCATGTTGAGATTTTTTAACATCTCTCGCCATTAATTAATTTGGCTTAAACTTCTTGCCGTTGATCCCCACTAACTCCTcttcatttacgatattttcTTCTGCTTCTGACCTTCTTTACTAGTTTTTATCCGTATGCTAAGTTCATAAGATCAATAGTCAGATAAACCACTGCCAGTAATTTTGAGGTGAAAGAATCCTAGTTTTTACGACCAAATATTTGATCTGAgtcaaatcaatatttttagTTGATGGAGGTTATGGACCTTGGGGTTCCTGGGGCGACTGCTCTATTACTTGTGGCAAGCAAAAGGGCAAACATACACGTGATCGCTTGTGTAATAACCCAGAACCAAAGGATGGTGGGAAGGACTGTTCAGGTCTTGGAAAGGATAGCGAGACAAAGTCGTGCACACCACCAATAAAGAAATGTCCCGGTAAGTTTACCGATAATAATAACCACGACAAAATCAAGTTCAGTTGAGCTTGCTCACCGATTTCAATTTCTGTATTACTATCGTTTTCCCATAATCCCTGGAGGATGTTTTATTTATCAATACCGTGATTCAACCTCTGCTCGTGTGGAAACACTGAGTGGTTTCCACTCCTCTACCTCGAGATTTTTAAGCCACTCACTAGGCGCACAAGATTATTCCCAGACGACTAGATGCAAGAATTTAGAAATTACTCAAGTCGGATTATCTTTGAAGAGGTCTCATAAAATATATTGAGACCCTCAGCTTGATCGTCTCCTGTTATGCATAGTTTATGATTCTTCTTTTGATTACGAACATGTCATTAAGCGCATCATTTTTACTCCCAGTGGACGGCGGATGGGGAGACTGGAGCGATTGGAGTAAGTGTTCAGTTACATGTGGAGGAGGAGAACTGATCAGAGAAAGAAAGTGTAACAATCCTAAGCCTGCAGCTGATGGTAAGGATTGTGAAGGAGACGAGGCAGAGACGAAAGAGTGTAACCCTCAAGTGTGTGGACGTAAGTAAAGGACGTTTGCATTCTCCTTTCTTTACATGCCGTAAAATGTGTACTACAGATGGAAACTATGTATGTCACGCTGGACTCCCGATCGTGAACTCCGAGGTCAAGCCTTCGATTGGCCACCGTATTTCGTAATAAAGCATTAATCGCTTCCTATGTGAATCACGACGTTTAAACTGCATACAGTTATTCTTATGCATCATTAACAATGTTGAACAACTGCAACTTTCTTTTACGagatttatgattttttttaaagctgtaTAATTTGATCCAAGATGAATTTTCCAAGCCTCTAAACGATTACACTGATGGGAAGTAGTTGGACAAATGACTGGAGAGGGTGTGGGAAGGGTCTCCTGCAATGGGCAAGTTTCCCGCTCACTGGAGGAGTACtcacaatattttttcttcgttttctcAAAAGCTGAATGGAAGCCAGTGGGTTGCTTCAAGAATAGCGATCGCGCTCTCGACGTGGTTCTTGAGAGAGTGGGAAGCAAGAATTCAATAAGCGCCCGCTATGCCGCGTGCACGTCAGCGGCTAACAGTGAAGATGTGGCCTTGTTTGGTATGGACGACAGGAGATGCTGGACCGGTGAAAATGCAGAAAACACATTCAGCAAATATGGAACCTCAGGGCAGTGCAAGACAAAGAATGGATTAGGTAGTGGTCTGTCAGAGTCGGAAACAATGTTTGTCTACGAGAAAGACGCAGATGgtaagaaaactttttttttttactccattCTGTTTTCTGGTGAAAAGGAAACTGGGTAATGATGTACTAATGAGagtaataaaacaataaaaatgatcatAATTATAGGAAAAATGCTTCATTGCGTTTAAAACAGATAATGACCGAAGTCTTATTTCTAATCTATTGCTTATACGTATTGGGAAATCTGTATGATTGATTAAGTATTTTATCTATTTACTGGAGCCTTTATATCGTTTGTTCACGTTGTTCATGTAATTGCAGTAAGTAAAACGTGATCTCCATAAGTGCATGTTCATCATTTTCGTAACAAGTATGATGATAAAATCAAAACGAGGAATAATTATCGATACCATAATCATCAATAATTATCGATGCAAAATTAAATAGTGCTAacagtaataatgataacaacaataaaatcTAAATTAGAGAATGagatacaaaatacaaaataggCGTGACTTAACAATTTATCAGTTGTAAACTTAAAGCTAAAAGCCAGTCGTGTAACCACTAGAattgccgaaaaaaaaaaaaaaagaaaagggtgaGAGAACGCAATTATTGTTTGAACTCTGGGAAATATGAAGTCATAACTGATAATTCCCCCGCTGTAAAGCACCCACATAGAAAATAAGAGAGCCTTGAGGTGGGACGAACGTTCTGACCACGGAATTACATGAAAAGCGAGAATGATAACCACCAGTGTAACTGTTAGACATAGACCGTTAGAAATTTGGAAAGAGACTGAATATAACGcatatttttcttgaaatcatggAGGTACACAAAGGGCGTTTAGAGAGGTCTGATTCCTAATTCTTCTTACTATTTTTCACAAAGGGGACTGGGCACAAAAAGGATGCTACGTCAACAAGGCATCGAAACTGGCTTTACCAGACTCTTTGGACGACGGTGTCGATAAAATACAAGGTAATGACAATATCTTCTTGTACTGCAAGGAGAAGGCTGAGTCTTTAGGCCACGAGCTATTCGGAGTTGACGACAAGATCTGCTGGGCGGATAACGATGGGGAGAACAAGTACGATAGGTACGGGAAATCCTCAACATGCTCTGTCAGCAAAAGTGGCAACGGGTCCGGCAAGGAAATTAATGGTGACATGTTTGTCTATAAGTATGAATAGTGGTTCAGGTAAGTTCggagtttgttttcaaattgctaAAACTTTTCCACCTCAGCTATGCAGCTGGCGgatttaacttgtttattaCCTGCGTATGATCACCCCATGATAGTCAAGTTGAGCTTGTGAACTTTGTTCGCGGAACACGAACGATATTCTGCTCACCTCTTGGGTATCGAGTAGAAAACCTCGACATTTCGGACCCTTAGCCGAATTCAAGTCTCGCAAtccattttcatttgaagccaaaaccaaaataaaagaaaacgacaCCTTAGAAGTTAGAGAAATTGAGTTAGTGGGTAATACAAGCCATCAGCCAGTTAACCAAATCAAGAGCAAAATTATAAtaaagggggaaagtttctaaagagactgtgTTGCCGCGTCGGTGAgggagcgttagcccttcgtcatcaatttctgacgaagggctaacgctcgaaacgtcagcttaaaaACTCCTTACGGTAGACAATTTACGtcgtcaactcagtttataaacgAAATTACCCTGCATGACCAAAAGTAGCTATTCACGTTTGTTCAAGACTTCAAGTACAATGTAGGCAGTTTACAACTTTTCAAAATGCGAAACTCAAGTCGCATATATATTATCTTTCACAGATCAAGGGCCAACTCAACTCAAAAGTGGATTAACCACAGAACTGGAATGTACGCGGaaacaaaagggaaatatcATAACAAAAAACAGTAGTCTAGCTACTCTCTGGTTTATAAATTGTAAGGATATTGGGGAAAAAGTTTAGCGCGCTTAATGGGTTAataaaaaagcaatgaaaaaatattgattgcattatttttctttccatgccATTATCATCCAAAACTCAATTTGtcacagcaaaaaaaatatcCACAAACTAGAGTGGAACGAACAAAACTTCTCATGAGAGTGCCCATCATTCGTCATCATTCAACTTTTTAAACAGGCAACGAAATTAACATGTTACTGATGACTTCTCCACCTCCCTTCCTCtaaccccctcccctcccccctccctcctctaCACAAGAGTTAGCCTTCGATAAGGCGGTCGGCATGTTCTAAAGTTTACGTTATAAATGCCGTACATAAACAGTCAAGTTTTCAAGCCAATCCCAGGTTAAGATACCTGAAAAGATCCTCTAGAACCCCTAAATGAAACCCAAAGGCAAACTCACTTTTGTCGTTAATTCACAAACTGTGAATTCACGGCTAAACTGTGCTACTCAATTGAAGTTTTACTCTATTCCCTCTGTTTTTACAGAACTTTTACGAGATATTATCTTTAAATACGCATTATAAATTCggattctttcttctttttctttgaattctaAGAAATAATTACTAACAAATATTTAACGAAGTGGAGGTACAAGTGCCCAGTGGTGGATAATTAACGACCGGCCACGAGGCGGCGTGCTCTCTATCCACCGCTAatcaccgacactgaggtgaacaGCTGTTTTGATAGATAGTAAATCAGTGAAgtaagaaagcaaaaaatattatttcgactcatttattcctgcaacgattacaatattcTCAGGCGCAAATACCGCGCGCtttgctcggaggtgaatagtgaAGGATTATCGGTGATTGGGTAGCCAATCAAAGCGCGCCTTCAACGTTATCTACTGTTTTAATGGATactaaaattaaatattgaacTTCGTAATTATACTCTGTATCCGGTACAATAACCAAGTAATTTCAGTGGAGTTTTAATTCGATCAAggccacttttttttctttgaatatttaaatttaggCATCTGAAGAAAGCAATCACAGATTTTTAGACTAATCTCGCTTTTCCCGCATATGACCAGGGTACTTGGTAAACATTTTGAAAGGCTTTTGCTCGAATATTTCTATATCCAATTTGCCCAAATCACCAATTTCCTTACTTACTCACCCATGTCAAATACAGAGCAAATTTCAATAGGGTCTATGACccatttaatttgttttctatgGGGGGTCTTTAAGGGGGCACATATTGGCCCTTCCTTTttctagcaaaaaaaaaaacctgaaaaaaatttatcacacAAAAGTGACCCCTTCTTGTAGCGTTGAAATTTGTTCAACCTTATCCATCCAGAGAGTAAAGAAGTTTGCTTATCACCTCTAATTACCATGGTGTTCTCAACGTGTTATAGGGATTTTTTGAGCGGGACCCCACGGagaaaaactgcaataaaaaaaattaaattaccagataaaataagatttattttgaaacataTCTATAAAGGAAAACTCACGTGCAGAGTTTTGAAGAAGCTTGCTATATTACTAACTCTGGGCATAAGGATACCTGAttggtactttttttttaacgccaATACTCAAGAGAATGTTGACAGATACATTCTTTTGGGGTTTTAAAATTGGCGTGGTTTGCTAATGAGTCAAAGTTAAAGCAAATTGTGCAGTGTAGTCGGCGGTTTATCACAAAGGAAAGTGCAATTACAGACCCTCCTAATGAAATTTAAGTTTGACACTGTGGCAAatatttccatttgttttttaatcctACAATATAACTTACAAATAAGCAACGCGTGAAAAGGCTGACGACTCATTATCATTTAAACTGTGAATATTGTTTGTTCTTAAATCAAACAAAGGATATTTAACGACCTAGCAAATCACcaagcaagttttttttattattaaatttcTGAATATATTTTTCATCGGAAAAAAGCGTTTTTTCGTGACAAGAAACAACATGCCAGTCAACATTTTGTCTCTCcattttgacaagaaaagtcCTGGATCTCTTTTTAAAGTGATAAATGAAACGATTTTTGCCCCAGCATTCTCGTGGTTTatataacaaattaaaacatttttaattactATTTAATTAGTAATGCAGGGTTTAAAAAGTTTGTGTTATAACATGAACTACAGCCTCACACCTCACATTATCTTCGAGTCTTTCTTCAGAGTTGTCAGAATGGCCTTGAGCGCCAACCTCATCGCTCTTTTAGAGGCTATTCTTCTATTTGGTAAGTACCAGAT from Pocillopora verrucosa isolate sample1 chromosome 8, ASM3666991v2, whole genome shotgun sequence includes these protein-coding regions:
- the LOC131778889 gene encoding coadhesin yields the protein MHQSPPSHGGKDCSDLGLDTQYEDCNDGSCPGGKHIESERAQIHLQVPGKDCSGLGPSKSSRECSNQNCPIDGGYTNWNGWSKCSVSCGGGTRQRDRQCTNPKPQHGGKDCSELGPIRQTEVCNTAGCPVDGGYGPWGSWGDCSITCGKQKGKHTRDRLCNNPEPKDGGKDCSGLGKDSETKSCTPPIKKCPVDGGWGDWSDWSKCSVTCGGGELIRERKCNNPKPAADGKDCEGDEAETKECNPQVCGPEWKPVGCFKNSDRALDVVLERVGSKNSISARYAACTSAANSEDVALFGMDDRRCWTGENAENTFSKYGTSGQCKTKNGLGSGLSESETMFVYEKDADGDWAQKGCYVNKASKLALPDSLDDGVDKIQGNDNIFLYCKEKAESLGHELFGVDDKICWADNDGENKYDRYGKSSTCSVSKSGNGSGKEINGDMFVYKYE